One stretch of Novosphingobium pentaromativorans US6-1 DNA includes these proteins:
- a CDS encoding multidrug effflux MFS transporter has translation MRNPMPTPRTKKAASTSSGVEFVVLLASFQALQALAIDVMLPALGAISSELKLTDPNDRQLVVGVFLICSGLGSLIPGSMADRFGRKPVLAFALCSYVLASLACAVASDFTLLLAARGMLGLLSAALMVMPMTIIRDRFEGDQMARMQSLVAMTFMVIPMIAPMLGQTVMLFAGWRWIFGIMAVLGAAVLVWMVLRLPETLDPDHRQEIRPIVIVRNMGSALIVRESIGYVVGMALVQSALYGYINSAQQLVGEHFGAGLMFPMIFGGMALVMAVANFANSRIVERYGARRVSQSALIAYIVAAAVHLGIAMSGADTLWVFVPLMTFSICMMSFIGANFQSISLQPFARTAGAASSIMSFIRLLVGATLGAMIGQAYDGTARPIFASMLVAGIVSLGAVLYSERGQLFRRLNYPPGYYPPGKRPENAP, from the coding sequence ATGCGCAATCCTATGCCTACCCCCCGGACAAAGAAGGCCGCAAGTACAAGTTCCGGCGTGGAGTTTGTAGTCCTGCTCGCCTCGTTCCAGGCCCTGCAGGCGCTGGCGATTGACGTCATGCTGCCGGCGCTCGGCGCGATTTCTTCCGAACTCAAGCTGACCGACCCCAACGATCGTCAGCTTGTCGTCGGCGTGTTCCTGATCTGCAGCGGGCTGGGGTCGCTGATTCCCGGCTCGATGGCCGACCGTTTCGGTCGCAAGCCGGTGCTCGCTTTCGCGCTGTGTTCCTATGTGCTGGCGTCACTGGCATGCGCGGTGGCCTCGGATTTCACCTTGCTGCTGGCAGCGCGCGGCATGCTGGGTCTCTTGAGCGCGGCACTGATGGTCATGCCGATGACGATCATCCGCGATCGCTTTGAAGGCGACCAGATGGCGCGCATGCAGTCGCTGGTGGCAATGACATTCATGGTCATTCCGATGATCGCGCCGATGCTGGGCCAGACGGTCATGCTGTTCGCCGGATGGCGCTGGATCTTCGGTATCATGGCAGTGCTGGGCGCCGCTGTGCTGGTCTGGATGGTCTTGCGCCTGCCCGAGACGCTTGACCCGGATCACCGCCAGGAAATCCGCCCCATCGTCATCGTGCGCAACATGGGCTCGGCGCTGATCGTGCGCGAATCGATCGGTTATGTCGTGGGCATGGCGCTCGTGCAGTCGGCGCTCTACGGATACATCAACAGTGCACAGCAGCTGGTGGGAGAGCACTTCGGGGCAGGGCTGATGTTCCCGATGATCTTCGGCGGTATGGCGTTGGTCATGGCAGTGGCCAACTTCGCCAATTCGCGGATCGTCGAACGCTACGGTGCGCGGCGTGTCTCACAGTCAGCGCTGATCGCCTACATCGTCGCTGCAGCCGTCCATCTGGGCATAGCGATGAGCGGTGCGGACACGCTGTGGGTCTTCGTGCCGCTGATGACCTTCAGCATCTGCATGATGTCCTTCATCGGCGCCAATTTTCAGTCAATCAGCCTGCAGCCTTTCGCGCGAACGGCCGGGGCCGCCTCCTCGATCATGTCCTTCATCCGCCTGCTGGTCGGCGCGACGCTGGGCGCCATGATCGGGCAGGCCTACGATGGGACCGCGAGGCCGATCTTTGCCTCGATGCTGGTGGCCGGCATCGTGTCCTTAGGCGCCGTGCTCTATTCCGAGCGCGGGCAGCTGTTCCGCAGGCTGAATTATCCGCCCGGTTACTATCCGCCTGGCAAACGGCCTGAGAACGCGCCCTGA
- a CDS encoding phytoene/squalene synthase family protein: MTATRSELVAAARQSIRKGSKSFAAASRLFDRSTRERVWLLYAWCRACDDIADNQDHGYASVPGASRLDPEARLATIRTLTELAIAGEETGNMAFDALAQLLREVPLTRAMIEDVIAGFALDAAEWRPRSEADMLRYCYHVAGAVGVLMAAVMGVSPDDDDTLDRACDLGIAFQLANIVRDVWEDDAAGRCYLPVEWLAEADIPPGEVTKPHYRHALVPMVARACELARGYEASARVGAARLAFRQRWAVLSAANIYGGIARKVEALGAHAWDHRVTTTRPEKLGMLLKAFGEARSAPAPAANPALSRRELAALARS; this comes from the coding sequence ATGACCGCGACACGCAGCGAACTCGTCGCGGCGGCGCGCCAGTCGATCCGCAAGGGCTCGAAGAGCTTTGCGGCGGCCAGTCGCCTGTTCGATCGCTCCACGCGCGAACGCGTTTGGCTGCTCTACGCCTGGTGCCGCGCCTGCGACGACATCGCCGACAACCAGGACCACGGTTACGCAAGCGTCCCCGGTGCCTCCCGGCTCGATCCCGAGGCGCGGCTGGCGACGATCCGGACCCTGACGGAACTGGCCATCGCCGGCGAAGAGACCGGCAACATGGCGTTCGACGCGCTGGCCCAGCTCCTGCGCGAGGTGCCCCTCACCCGCGCGATGATCGAGGACGTCATTGCCGGGTTCGCGCTCGACGCGGCCGAATGGCGGCCCCGCAGCGAGGCGGACATGCTGCGCTACTGCTATCACGTCGCGGGCGCCGTCGGCGTGCTGATGGCCGCCGTCATGGGCGTTTCTCCCGATGACGACGACACGTTGGACCGGGCCTGCGACCTGGGGATAGCCTTTCAGCTGGCCAATATCGTGCGAGATGTCTGGGAAGACGATGCCGCCGGGCGCTGCTACCTGCCGGTCGAATGGCTCGCCGAAGCGGACATTCCGCCCGGCGAAGTCACCAAGCCGCATTACCGCCATGCCCTCGTGCCGATGGTGGCTCGCGCCTGCGAGCTGGCCCGCGGCTACGAGGCATCGGCGCGCGTCGGCGCGGCCCGCCTCGCCTTTCGCCAGCGCTGGGCGGTGCTGTCCGCAGCGAACATCTACGGCGGTATCGCGCGCAAGGTGGAGGCACTGGGCGCACATGCATGGGACCACCGGGTCACCACCACGCGACCGGAAAAGCTGGGGATGCTGCTCAAGGCTTTCGGCGAGGCGCGCTCTGCGCCCGCCCCGGCCGCGAACCCTGCACTTTCGCGCAGGGAACTGGCCGCACTGGCACGAAGCTAG